A part of Longimicrobiales bacterium genomic DNA contains:
- a CDS encoding glycosyltransferase family 4 protein, with product MTAAEAQEGRPLRILVVNWLDRENPQAGGAEEHLHEIFGRLASRGHEVTALVSGWSECDPQRQLDGIEIHRAGHRYTFSMAGPRYFKAHLASRTFDVVVEDLNKVPLFTGWWSPTPVLLVAHHLFGTTAFQAASVPVALATWLLERPIPHVFRDTPAVAVSESTKDDLVARGLNAEQIEVIPNGIDLDWYTPREDVERAVRPTLLFLGRLKKYKRVDLVIEAVARLAESGTDVELVVGGSGDQLEELTSLVDGLGVSDRVRFAGFVSEEEKLELLRTSWIHVLTSPKEGWGISNLEAAACGTPTVASDSPGLRESVRDGETGRLVPHGDVGALTAALTDLIASPETRKEMGRAARRFAEGFSWDASAEAFEGVLNRVVADSPTR from the coding sequence GTGACCGCCGCCGAGGCGCAGGAAGGCAGACCTCTCCGCATTCTGGTCGTCAATTGGCTCGACCGGGAAAACCCGCAGGCGGGTGGGGCGGAGGAGCACTTGCACGAAATTTTCGGCCGGCTTGCCTCCAGGGGGCACGAGGTCACCGCGCTGGTGTCAGGCTGGTCGGAGTGTGACCCCCAGAGGCAGCTCGACGGCATCGAGATTCACCGCGCCGGCCATCGATACACATTTTCTATGGCAGGACCACGGTATTTCAAGGCCCATCTCGCTTCTCGGACCTTCGATGTCGTTGTCGAGGATCTGAACAAGGTCCCGCTCTTCACGGGCTGGTGGAGTCCGACTCCCGTCCTGCTCGTGGCTCATCACCTCTTCGGTACGACTGCTTTCCAGGCGGCGTCTGTTCCGGTTGCGTTGGCTACGTGGCTGCTAGAACGGCCGATACCCCATGTGTTCCGGGACACGCCCGCGGTGGCTGTGTCGGAGAGCACCAAGGATGACCTTGTCGCCAGGGGGCTGAACGCGGAGCAGATCGAGGTGATTCCGAATGGAATCGACCTGGATTGGTACACGCCCAGAGAGGACGTCGAGCGGGCTGTTCGGCCGACACTTCTCTTCCTTGGCCGTTTGAAAAAGTACAAGCGCGTGGACTTGGTGATAGAGGCTGTCGCCCGCCTCGCCGAGTCCGGAACCGACGTAGAGCTTGTGGTCGGGGGAAGTGGGGACCAGCTCGAGGAGCTCACGTCTCTGGTGGACGGCCTTGGGGTGTCGGATCGCGTTCGGTTTGCCGGGTTCGTTTCCGAGGAGGAAAAGCTGGAGCTTCTCCGTACGTCCTGGATCCACGTTCTCACTTCGCCCAAGGAAGGGTGGGGGATCTCCAACCTTGAGGCCGCCGCATGCGGGACACCGACGGTTGCGAGTGACTCCCCCGGGCTTCGCGAATCGGTGCGAGATGGAGAGACGGGTCGTCTGGTGCCACACGGGGACGTCGGCGCGCTCACGGCGGCGCTGACGGATTTGATCGCCAGCCCTGAGACGCGCAAGGAAATGGGAAGGGCAGCACGGCGTTTTGCCGAGGGGTTCTCTTGGGATGCCTCTGCTGAGGCCTTCGAAGGTGTACTCAACCGGGTGGTCGCTGACTCCCCCACTCGGTAA
- the nusB gene encoding transcription antitermination factor NusB encodes MMDSEKAEQPKLSRSERIDRARGRAWALQIHYRWESGGSETSLRDALVETTGTRRIAPRRLPYIRGLMTVLDEHMPELDGAIRRHLDNWSLERLSSMDRAVLRIGAAELLYGGDVPPKVAIQEAIRLAEAYGGNESPGFVNGVLDALYKGRPEGA; translated from the coding sequence ATGATGGACTCCGAGAAGGCCGAGCAGCCCAAGCTCAGCCGCTCCGAGCGGATCGATCGTGCGCGGGGCCGCGCATGGGCTCTCCAGATTCACTACCGATGGGAGAGCGGTGGTAGCGAAACGTCTCTCCGAGACGCATTGGTCGAAACGACCGGAACCCGACGGATCGCTCCCAGAAGGCTGCCCTATATCCGTGGCCTGATGACCGTGTTGGATGAACACATGCCGGAACTCGACGGAGCTATCAGGAGGCATCTCGACAACTGGAGCTTGGAACGGCTCTCATCGATGGATCGCGCTGTCCTGAGGATCGGAGCGGCGGAGCTCCTTTACGGCGGAGACGTGCCGCCCAAGGTGGCGATTCAAGAGGCGATTCGACTGGCTGAGGCATATGGTGGCAACGAGTCCCCTGGCTTCGTGAACGGGGTACTCGACGCCCTGTACAAGGGACGCCCGGAGGGGGCGTGA
- the ribH gene encoding 6,7-dimethyl-8-ribityllumazine synthase, which translates to MSTEGSPVDDRRGVAGGEGMRVVVIASRFNSEITEPLLRGAREALIEHGVRPEDVTEIRVPGAWELPPTAAQAVASRRFDAVITLGCVIRGETPHFDFVCQEASRGLGSVARASSVPVVFGVLTTDDLAQAQARAGEGKDNKGYEAAMAALEMVPVYLSLRGDQT; encoded by the coding sequence TTGAGTACAGAGGGCTCGCCGGTCGATGATCGAAGGGGCGTCGCTGGGGGAGAGGGCATGCGTGTTGTCGTCATCGCGTCTCGCTTCAACTCCGAGATTACCGAGCCTCTTCTCAGGGGGGCTCGAGAGGCTCTTATCGAACACGGGGTCCGGCCAGAAGACGTGACTGAGATTCGTGTTCCGGGGGCATGGGAACTTCCGCCGACGGCCGCGCAGGCCGTAGCGTCTCGGCGTTTCGATGCAGTAATCACGCTCGGGTGTGTTATCCGGGGTGAGACGCCCCATTTCGACTTCGTCTGTCAGGAAGCCAGTCGTGGCCTCGGTTCCGTGGCACGCGCGTCCAGTGTTCCTGTGGTGTTTGGCGTGCTTACGACGGACGACCTCGCTCAGGCCCAGGCTCGCGCAGGTGAAGGCAAAGACAACAAGGGATATGAAGCCGCTATGGCAGCTCTGGAGATGGTGCCTGTGTATCTGTCGCTACGTGGTGATCAGACATGA
- a CDS encoding bifunctional 3,4-dihydroxy-2-butanone-4-phosphate synthase/GTP cyclohydrolase II has protein sequence MKLDRVEDAIEDIRRGRMVIVADDEDRENEGDLVMAASAMTPERVNFMLEYGRGLICVTLTPERADELDLPLMTDDNTDPLGTAFTVSVDGHTRFGVTTGISAQDRSKTIELLADPITVPTDLRRPGHIFPLRAKAGGVLRRVGQTEASVDLARLAGLEPVGVICEILDSDGKMSRRPQLEALAEEHDLKFITVAQLVAYRLTRTRLVERIATAKMPTDFGDFDVIGYRSVMDGREHVALVKGEVAGKSNVLVRMHSECLTGDVFSSMRCDCGEQLQAAMRQVEEEGVGAIVYLRQEGRGIGLGNKLKAYHLQDEGLDTVEANEKLGFAPDLRDYGIGAQILLDLELHSIRLLTNNPKKIVGLDGYDIEITGQEALKVEPGEHNERYLETKRAKMGHLL, from the coding sequence ATGAAGTTAGACCGCGTCGAAGACGCCATTGAAGACATTCGTCGCGGCCGCATGGTGATCGTCGCTGACGACGAGGATCGTGAAAATGAGGGTGACCTCGTCATGGCCGCATCTGCGATGACGCCGGAGCGCGTCAACTTCATGCTTGAGTATGGACGTGGCCTGATCTGCGTGACGCTGACGCCCGAGCGGGCCGACGAGCTCGACTTGCCGCTGATGACGGATGACAACACCGACCCTCTTGGGACGGCGTTCACGGTTTCGGTCGATGGACACACACGCTTCGGCGTAACGACCGGGATCAGTGCCCAGGATCGCTCGAAGACCATCGAGCTCCTCGCGGACCCGATCACGGTCCCAACTGACCTTCGGCGCCCGGGACACATTTTCCCGCTCCGCGCCAAGGCAGGAGGCGTGCTCCGGCGGGTTGGCCAGACCGAGGCATCGGTCGACCTCGCGCGACTTGCGGGACTGGAGCCGGTAGGGGTCATCTGCGAGATCCTCGATTCCGACGGAAAGATGTCCCGCCGACCGCAACTCGAGGCGCTCGCGGAGGAGCACGACCTGAAGTTCATTACGGTTGCGCAGCTCGTGGCGTATCGCCTTACACGGACCCGACTGGTTGAGAGAATCGCGACAGCGAAAATGCCCACGGACTTCGGAGACTTCGACGTAATTGGATACCGCAGCGTTATGGACGGGCGGGAGCATGTCGCGCTCGTGAAGGGTGAAGTCGCCGGGAAGAGCAACGTGCTGGTGCGCATGCACTCCGAGTGCCTGACGGGTGACGTATTCAGTTCGATGCGTTGCGATTGCGGCGAGCAGCTTCAGGCTGCAATGAGGCAAGTCGAAGAAGAGGGCGTCGGCGCGATCGTGTACCTGCGGCAAGAGGGGCGAGGGATCGGTCTCGGTAACAAGCTCAAGGCGTACCATCTCCAGGATGAGGGCCTCGACACGGTGGAGGCCAATGAGAAGCTCGGCTTTGCCCCCGACCTTCGTGACTACGGGATTGGTGCGCAGATCTTGCTGGATCTAGAGTTGCACTCCATCCGGCTGCTCACGAACAACCCGAAGAAGATTGTCGGGCTCGATGGCTACGACATCGAGATCACCGGACAGGAGGCGCTAAAGGTCGAGCCTGGTGAACACAATGAGCGCTACCTCGAAACGAAGCGGGCCAAAATGGGACACCTCCTTTGA
- a CDS encoding riboflavin synthase, giving the protein MFSGIVEAIGTIRSVEDRETTRRFRVEVPAFASELSLGDSVSVDGGCLTVTSVDDESFSVDVIGTTLERTITGSYDDGTRVNLERALKMGSRLDGHIVQGHVDAIGHLTDRTKRGAFWTMDFSLPSAVHSETIDHGSVTLNGVSLTVSELLPDSRVRIGVIPHTFAHTNLGLLEPGDAVNVEGDLIGKYVARILAQRAE; this is encoded by the coding sequence ATGTTCAGCGGGATTGTCGAAGCGATCGGTACGATCAGAAGCGTCGAAGACCGAGAGACGACCCGGCGCTTCCGGGTCGAGGTTCCAGCTTTTGCGAGTGAATTGTCCCTCGGTGATTCCGTGTCTGTGGACGGTGGGTGCCTGACGGTTACCTCGGTCGATGACGAAAGCTTCTCCGTCGACGTGATCGGCACGACCCTGGAGCGGACGATCACTGGCAGCTATGACGATGGGACACGGGTCAACCTTGAGCGTGCCCTTAAAATGGGCTCTCGGTTGGATGGCCATATCGTTCAGGGACATGTAGATGCAATCGGACACCTCACCGATCGCACGAAGCGGGGGGCGTTCTGGACCATGGACTTCTCGTTACCTTCCGCGGTCCATTCAGAGACGATTGATCACGGGTCGGTGACGCTCAACGGGGTTAGTCTGACCGTCAGTGAACTCCTTCCCGATTCGAGGGTTCGTATCGGGGTGATTCCTCACACGTTCGCGCATACGAACCTTGGGCTCCTCGAGCCCGGAGACGCCGTGAACGTCGAAGGTGATCTGATCGGAAAATACGTAGCCAGAATCCTCGCTCAGCGCGCGGAATGA
- the ribD gene encoding bifunctional diaminohydroxyphosphoribosylaminopyrimidine deaminase/5-amino-6-(5-phosphoribosylamino)uracil reductase RibD, protein MIPDTALSLEDLAHLSRSVEIGRQGWGRVSPNPMVGCVLVRAGEVIAEGHHEVYGGPHAEVVALERALLTADGSTAYVSLEPCNHHGRTPPCSQALIDAGVKRVVYAASDPGEKSGGGAVALQKAGLSVIGPVGSMAEARAENPAFFHAARHSTPFVALKLAMSLDGMIAAAPGVATRITGTDAEREVHRLRTGFDAVLVGAGTVRADDPRLTVRLVPPGSTAPRRLVLLPDANLPADAGLLQEVEDAPVHVFCGVDASEVAIERLEAARVHVHPVPADETGLRLESVLAVCQELGIQSILCEGGSALGAALLRENLVGRLYLWIAPHVIGQNGLPAFAEGLEQLDWNAYSLSAEPELFGPDTLLILDRKEDG, encoded by the coding sequence ATGATCCCGGACACGGCGCTGAGCCTCGAGGACCTGGCCCACCTCTCCCGATCGGTAGAAATCGGTCGCCAGGGATGGGGACGGGTTTCCCCAAATCCCATGGTCGGATGCGTTCTAGTTCGGGCGGGTGAAGTGATCGCCGAAGGACATCATGAGGTGTATGGCGGGCCGCATGCCGAAGTCGTGGCGCTCGAACGAGCGCTTTTGACCGCCGATGGCAGCACTGCCTACGTAAGCCTGGAGCCGTGCAATCACCATGGAAGAACGCCGCCGTGCAGCCAGGCGCTGATCGACGCGGGAGTGAAGAGAGTGGTTTACGCGGCTTCTGATCCCGGTGAGAAGTCAGGTGGCGGGGCAGTCGCCCTCCAGAAAGCCGGACTTAGCGTCATCGGACCCGTGGGAAGTATGGCCGAGGCACGAGCGGAGAATCCGGCATTCTTCCATGCTGCACGCCATTCGACCCCTTTCGTCGCGCTCAAACTCGCTATGAGCCTCGACGGGATGATCGCCGCTGCCCCGGGCGTTGCGACCCGGATCACTGGCACGGATGCCGAGCGAGAGGTCCATCGACTACGGACGGGCTTTGACGCGGTCCTTGTGGGTGCGGGTACCGTACGAGCAGACGACCCACGGCTCACCGTCCGACTCGTTCCGCCGGGAAGCACCGCGCCGAGGCGTCTCGTGCTCCTTCCCGATGCAAATCTTCCGGCGGACGCGGGATTGCTGCAAGAAGTTGAGGACGCGCCGGTCCATGTGTTCTGTGGCGTCGATGCCTCCGAGGTCGCCATCGAGCGACTGGAAGCGGCCCGAGTTCATGTGCATCCGGTTCCCGCTGACGAAACTGGACTTCGCCTGGAATCTGTTCTTGCGGTCTGCCAAGAACTGGGCATCCAGTCCATCCTCTGCGAGGGCGGTAGCGCGCTGGGGGCGGCCCTTCTGCGGGAGAATCTGGTTGGGCGTCTCTATCTGTGGATCGCCCCTCATGTGATTGGGCAGAATGGACTACCGGCTTTCGCAGAGGGCCTCGAGCAACTGGATTGGAACGCGTACTCGCTGTCTGCTGAACCTGAGCTGTTCGGACCGGATACATTGCTTATCCTGGACCGAAAGGAGGACGGCTGA
- the purM gene encoding phosphoribosylformylglycinamidine cyclo-ligase, which translates to MSDGLSYADAGVDLDAAERTKEGLKELVASTRDRFTLSELGQFGGLYQVPDDINQPVLVSSADGVGTKLKLAFATGRHDTVGQCLVNHCVNDILVQGAKPMFFLDYLATGEMDEVVVQDVVRGVAIACRENACALLGGETAQMPDFYAADEYDLAGFIVGSVERDQIIDGSAIRAGDALIGLASTGLHTNGYTLARKIVFEVMGLGIEDEMPGTGHAVGDELLAVHRSYLTALRGPLADGVVRGLAHVTGGGVPGNLPRVLPNGIGASVDRAGWEVPAVYQTMQAAGGVAREEMDRVFNMGVGMIVAVDSSDVSVILDAAADCGVEAWMIGSTVEGEGVTYL; encoded by the coding sequence ATGTCTGATGGACTGAGTTACGCGGATGCCGGTGTAGACCTTGATGCGGCAGAGCGGACGAAAGAAGGTCTGAAGGAACTCGTCGCGTCGACCCGTGACCGCTTCACGCTCTCGGAACTCGGCCAGTTCGGGGGCCTGTACCAGGTGCCGGACGACATCAATCAGCCGGTGCTTGTGTCCAGCGCAGACGGCGTAGGCACGAAGTTGAAACTCGCCTTTGCGACGGGCCGCCACGACACCGTGGGGCAGTGCCTCGTGAATCACTGCGTCAACGACATCTTGGTGCAGGGCGCGAAGCCCATGTTCTTCCTTGACTACCTCGCGACCGGTGAGATGGACGAGGTTGTCGTACAGGACGTTGTACGAGGCGTGGCGATTGCGTGTCGAGAGAATGCCTGCGCACTGCTCGGTGGCGAAACCGCGCAGATGCCCGACTTCTACGCGGCAGACGAGTATGACCTGGCGGGCTTCATCGTGGGTTCGGTCGAACGTGACCAGATCATCGATGGTTCCGCCATTCGGGCTGGAGATGCCCTGATCGGCCTCGCTTCGACGGGCTTGCATACGAACGGCTACACGTTGGCTCGCAAGATCGTGTTCGAGGTCATGGGACTAGGCATCGAAGACGAAATGCCCGGCACGGGTCACGCTGTAGGTGACGAACTTCTGGCCGTGCACCGGAGCTACCTGACGGCGCTTCGCGGTCCCCTGGCGGATGGTGTCGTGCGGGGCCTCGCGCATGTCACCGGGGGAGGCGTCCCCGGTAACCTGCCGCGCGTTTTGCCTAACGGGATCGGTGCGTCTGTGGACAGGGCAGGTTGGGAAGTCCCGGCCGTGTACCAGACGATGCAGGCCGCGGGCGGTGTCGCGCGGGAAGAGATGGACCGTGTGTTCAACATGGGCGTCGGCATGATCGTCGCAGTCGACTCGTCCGATGTCAGCGTCATCTTGGACGCTGCGGCCGATTGCGGTGTCGAGGCGTGGATGATCGGGTCGACGGTGGAGGGTGAAGGGGTCACCTACCTGTGA
- a CDS encoding PfkB family carbohydrate kinase gives MSILCVGSVALDSVETPFGKAERVLGGSAVYFSAAATLFHPVQVVGVVGDDYPMADLDFLASRGADLSGIEKAKGDSFFWAGRYHNDVNSRDTLDTQLGVFADFQPKIPDSFRDARFVFLGNIDPSLQHDVLDQVAAPEVVACDTMNFWIDGARERLLDLLPRVRILMVNDEEVRQLADEPNLLKAARWVQERGPEIVIVKKGEHGAILFADDWLFYVPGYPLEEVFDPTGAGDSFAGGFMGHLARSGSLSPDNLRRAMVFGSALGSFACEKFSVEMLRDLEETSVLARVEEFRKITAFETHVRVADHV, from the coding sequence ATGTCGATTCTCTGTGTGGGCAGCGTTGCACTCGACTCGGTCGAGACTCCGTTCGGGAAGGCTGAGCGTGTGCTCGGTGGTTCTGCCGTGTATTTCTCGGCCGCCGCGACACTGTTTCATCCTGTGCAGGTCGTCGGAGTCGTTGGTGACGACTACCCAATGGCGGATCTGGACTTTCTCGCGAGCCGTGGCGCGGACCTCTCGGGCATCGAGAAGGCGAAGGGTGACAGCTTCTTCTGGGCCGGGCGCTACCACAACGATGTGAATTCTCGGGACACGCTCGACACACAGCTCGGAGTATTCGCCGACTTCCAGCCCAAAATCCCCGACTCTTTCCGTGACGCACGGTTCGTATTTCTGGGAAATATCGACCCCTCGCTCCAGCACGATGTCCTGGATCAGGTGGCGGCACCTGAGGTCGTTGCCTGCGACACGATGAATTTCTGGATCGATGGCGCTCGCGAGCGACTTCTCGATCTCCTGCCTCGTGTCCGGATCCTGATGGTGAACGACGAGGAAGTTCGTCAGCTTGCGGACGAGCCGAATCTGCTCAAGGCGGCGCGTTGGGTTCAGGAGCGCGGCCCCGAGATCGTGATTGTGAAGAAGGGTGAGCACGGAGCCATTTTGTTCGCTGACGACTGGCTGTTTTATGTGCCCGGATACCCGCTCGAGGAGGTGTTCGATCCTACTGGCGCGGGCGATTCGTTCGCGGGTGGCTTCATGGGACACCTCGCACGCTCAGGCTCGCTGTCACCCGACAACCTCCGCCGGGCCATGGTCTTCGGGTCAGCGCTCGGATCGTTCGCCTGCGAGAAGTTCAGCGTTGAAATGCTCCGGGACCTCGAAGAGACCTCCGTGCTCGCCAGGGTCGAAGAATTTCGAAAGATCACAGCGTTCGAAACCCATGTGAGGGTAGCGGACCATGTCTGA
- the argS gene encoding arginine--tRNA ligase yields MSNESIQYALSAVLAEMGAGDAEVKLERPRDPAHGDVATNVAMTLARVLKRAPRNIAEEIVSRLDLESAGLESVEIAGPGFLNFRLASAAVGSVVEDILSADAAWGRNDTGARQSVMVEFVSANPTGPLHVGHGRQAALGDAIASLLEWTGWAVHREYYYNDSGRQIELLALSVRARYRQGLGADDSVPDAGYRGDYIRDVGESFAAEVGDRFLADDSEEALGEVQRHAVRVLRAEQDADLEDFRVHFDEYFLESSLYDDGFVDSTIQELRHADLVYEKDGATWLESTRFGDQKDRVMVRSNGLPTYFVPDVAYHMSKWNRGFKRVVNVQGSDHHGTVDRVRAGLQALGLPAGYPEYVLHQMVRVIRDGEEVKFSKRAGSGMTLRELYDQVGVDVARYFFQMRKPDGHLLFDLDVALDQSDKNPVYKIQYAHARMCSIFRKAEEEVGADVSSPDVSLLSNEVERELVKQLGDFPGVVARAAEQTSPHIVCDYLEQTASVANSWYHAGNPSRNPELAVLTVNPALRGARLALARAVQIVLRNGLELLAIEAPVRMVRDEQGE; encoded by the coding sequence ATGTCGAACGAATCGATTCAGTACGCACTTTCCGCAGTTCTCGCCGAGATGGGCGCAGGGGACGCGGAGGTGAAACTGGAGCGGCCCCGGGACCCAGCGCATGGGGACGTTGCCACCAATGTGGCCATGACACTTGCCCGCGTGCTCAAGCGTGCTCCCCGCAACATCGCCGAAGAGATTGTGTCGCGACTTGATCTCGAATCAGCGGGTCTGGAATCTGTTGAGATTGCCGGACCGGGCTTCCTCAATTTCAGGCTTGCCTCGGCTGCGGTCGGATCCGTCGTTGAGGACATTCTCTCGGCGGACGCAGCGTGGGGACGCAACGATACCGGGGCAAGACAGTCCGTGATGGTCGAGTTCGTTTCAGCGAACCCGACCGGCCCGCTGCATGTCGGCCACGGTCGCCAAGCCGCACTCGGGGACGCGATTGCCTCACTCCTCGAATGGACCGGATGGGCTGTCCATCGAGAGTACTATTACAACGACAGCGGTCGTCAGATAGAGTTACTGGCTCTGAGTGTTCGGGCACGCTATCGGCAGGGACTCGGAGCGGATGATTCCGTCCCCGATGCCGGATATCGCGGGGACTACATCAGGGACGTAGGCGAGAGCTTCGCGGCCGAAGTCGGGGACCGTTTTCTGGCGGACGACTCTGAGGAAGCTCTCGGGGAAGTTCAGCGTCACGCCGTTCGCGTCCTTCGAGCCGAGCAGGACGCAGACCTTGAGGATTTCCGGGTGCATTTCGACGAGTACTTCCTCGAGAGTTCGCTCTACGATGACGGATTCGTTGACTCGACGATTCAGGAACTTCGACACGCCGACCTCGTGTACGAAAAGGACGGAGCGACATGGCTCGAATCGACCAGGTTCGGAGACCAGAAGGACCGCGTCATGGTCCGGAGTAATGGGCTGCCCACGTACTTCGTGCCCGACGTGGCGTACCACATGAGCAAGTGGAATCGCGGCTTCAAGCGGGTGGTCAACGTACAGGGGTCCGACCACCACGGAACGGTCGACCGGGTCCGTGCTGGCCTCCAGGCACTAGGACTTCCCGCCGGGTACCCCGAGTACGTGCTTCACCAGATGGTGCGGGTCATACGGGACGGGGAAGAGGTGAAGTTCTCGAAGCGCGCAGGTTCGGGCATGACGCTTCGAGAGCTGTACGACCAGGTCGGTGTGGATGTCGCACGATACTTCTTCCAGATGAGGAAGCCCGACGGACATCTCCTGTTCGACTTGGACGTGGCCCTCGACCAGTCTGACAAGAACCCCGTCTACAAGATCCAGTACGCTCATGCGCGCATGTGTTCGATCTTCCGGAAGGCGGAGGAGGAGGTTGGCGCGGACGTATCTTCGCCCGACGTGTCTCTTCTCAGCAACGAGGTGGAGCGCGAGCTGGTCAAACAGCTGGGGGACTTCCCCGGCGTGGTAGCCCGCGCAGCTGAACAGACGTCGCCGCACATCGTGTGCGACTACCTTGAGCAGACCGCGAGCGTCGCGAATTCGTGGTACCACGCGGGCAACCCCAGTCGCAATCCAGAACTTGCGGTCCTAACTGTAAATCCCGCGCTACGGGGCGCTCGGCTGGCCCTGGCACGTGCTGTGCAAATCGTTCTACGGAACGGACTCGAACTCCTAGCTATCGAAGCTCCCGTGCGCATGGTGCGGGACGAACAAGGCGAATAG
- a CDS encoding zinc ribbon domain-containing protein yields the protein MPTYDYECQKGHRFEIFQKMSDDPVTECPDCGAAAQRKISGGAGFLFKGDGFYITETRSDEYKKKASADKGESSSEAAPKEPSTKAESSGSSDKGGSSGSSDS from the coding sequence ATGCCGACGTACGACTACGAGTGCCAGAAGGGCCATCGCTTCGAGATCTTTCAGAAGATGTCGGATGACCCCGTAACCGAGTGCCCTGACTGTGGCGCGGCCGCCCAGCGTAAGATCTCTGGTGGGGCTGGGTTTCTCTTCAAGGGTGACGGCTTTTACATCACAGAGACCCGCTCCGACGAGTACAAGAAGAAGGCCTCGGCTGACAAGGGCGAATCGTCTTCCGAGGCGGCGCCCAAGGAGCCGAGCACGAAGGCCGAATCCAGCGGATCTTCCGACAAGGGTGGATCCTCCGGCTCGTCGGACTCCTGA
- a CDS encoding methylmalonyl-CoA mutase family protein, which yields MSDQIKRTDSGIQVDRSYGNEEKSGAFPYTRGVYEDMYRGRVWTMRQYAGFGTAEETNERFRYLLDQGQTGLSVAFDLPTQMGYDSDASMAAGEVGRVGVAIDSLDDMRRLLAGIPLGEVSTSMTINSTAGILLAFYVALGDEQGVDRSALSGTIQNDVLKEYIARGTYIYPVDQSLRFITDIMDFCAHEVPKWNTISISGYHIREAGSTAPQEIAFTFANGLEYVKRALDAGLELESFAPRLSFFFAAHNDLLEEVAKFRAARRLWARLLRERYGASDHACRLRFHTQTGGSTLTAQQPLNNVIRVAVQALAATLGGTQSLHTNGYDEALALPTEESAKLALRTQQILASESGVTRTADPLGGSHYVEALTDEVERLAVEYLERIDEMGGAAQAIEYMQEEIHQAAYRFQMEIESGARPVVGVNVHAEDERSPRIGQPDYSTLEAGQVAQLSSFREARDDGAVRSEVDAVRQLAASDGNLMPALVGAVKKGATLGEISDALREEWGTWDG from the coding sequence ATGTCTGATCAGATCAAGCGGACCGATTCGGGGATCCAAGTGGATCGCTCTTACGGGAATGAGGAAAAATCCGGCGCGTTTCCTTACACACGGGGCGTGTACGAGGACATGTATAGGGGGCGCGTCTGGACGATGCGGCAGTACGCTGGCTTCGGGACGGCTGAAGAGACGAATGAGCGTTTTCGGTATCTGCTCGATCAAGGCCAGACCGGACTCTCCGTCGCGTTCGACCTGCCTACACAGATGGGATACGACTCGGATGCCTCCATGGCAGCCGGTGAGGTCGGTCGAGTCGGGGTAGCGATCGACTCACTTGATGACATGCGACGACTCCTCGCCGGGATCCCGCTTGGCGAAGTGTCGACATCGATGACGATCAACTCAACAGCGGGCATCCTGCTGGCCTTTTACGTCGCGCTCGGTGACGAACAAGGAGTCGATCGCTCGGCGTTGAGTGGGACGATTCAAAACGACGTACTCAAGGAGTACATCGCTCGCGGTACCTACATCTATCCCGTGGACCAGAGCCTTCGTTTCATCACTGACATCATGGATTTCTGTGCCCACGAGGTACCGAAGTGGAATACGATCTCCATCTCGGGATACCATATCCGTGAGGCCGGGTCCACGGCACCGCAGGAGATCGCCTTCACGTTCGCAAACGGACTGGAATATGTGAAGCGAGCACTCGACGCAGGCCTCGAGTTGGAGTCCTTTGCGCCTCGCCTGTCGTTCTTCTTCGCGGCCCACAATGATTTGCTTGAAGAGGTCGCGAAGTTCCGGGCGGCACGTCGTTTGTGGGCCAGGCTTCTCCGTGAGCGTTACGGAGCCTCTGATCACGCCTGTCGTCTGCGGTTCCACACACAAACGGGAGGGTCGACGCTCACTGCTCAGCAACCGCTCAACAATGTGATTCGAGTCGCGGTGCAGGCCTTGGCGGCGACACTCGGCGGCACGCAGTCGCTTCACACAAATGGCTACGACGAGGCCTTGGCCCTCCCGACCGAAGAGTCTGCGAAGCTGGCACTCCGTACCCAACAGATTCTGGCGTCGGAGTCTGGGGTGACCCGGACCGCAGACCCATTGGGTGGCTCGCACTATGTGGAGGCGCTGACGGATGAGGTCGAGCGCCTCGCCGTGGAATACCTCGAGCGCATCGATGAGATGGGCGGAGCCGCTCAGGCCATCGAGTACATGCAGGAAGAAATTCATCAGGCGGCGTATCGATTCCAGATGGAGATCGAGTCGGGAGCCCGGCCGGTCGTCGGCGTGAATGTCCATGCCGAAGACGAAAGGTCTCCCCGAATCGGTCAACCCGATTACTCCACGCTCGAGGCCGGTCAGGTCGCTCAACTCAGCTCGTTTCGTGAGGCACGCGACGACGGTGCGGTGCGCTCAGAGGTCGATGCGGTTCGCCAGTTGGCCGCATCGGATGGGAACCTCATGCCCGCGCTCGTCGGCGCCGTGAAGAAGGGTGCGACGCTCGGTGAGATCAGTGATGCACTGCGCGAGGAATGGGGCACATGGGACGGGTAG